One Streptomyces sp. RPA4-2 genomic window carries:
- a CDS encoding pyridoxal phosphate-dependent aminotransferase, which translates to MQVIQSTKLANVCYEIRGPVLEEAMRLEAAGHRILKLNTGNPAAFGFECPPEILEDILRNVSSAHGYGDAKGLLAARRAVVMHNQTLGIETDVEHVFIGNGVSELIVMAMQGLLDDGDEVLVPAPDYPLWTAAVSLSGGTAVHYHCDEQSDWMPDLADVERKVTDRTKAIVIINPNNPTGAVYDEAMLRGLTDIARRHNLLVCSDEIYDKILYDDATHTPTSAVAPDLLTLTFNGMSKAYRVAGYRVGWMSISGPRAHADSYIEGLTILANMRLCANMPGQHGVVAALSGRQTIGELVLPGGRLKEQRDVAYELLTQIPGVSCVKPKGALYLFPRLDPKVFKIKDDRQMVLDLLRREKIMVVQGTGFNWPEPDHFRVVTLPTVGDLTDAVTRIGTFLDGYGQP; encoded by the coding sequence ATGCAGGTGATCCAGTCGACCAAGCTCGCCAACGTCTGTTACGAGATCCGGGGCCCGGTGCTCGAGGAGGCGATGCGGCTGGAAGCCGCGGGGCACCGGATTCTCAAGCTGAACACCGGCAATCCGGCCGCCTTCGGGTTCGAGTGCCCGCCGGAGATCCTGGAGGACATCCTCCGCAACGTCTCCTCGGCGCACGGCTACGGCGACGCGAAGGGCCTGCTGGCCGCCCGCCGCGCCGTCGTCATGCACAACCAGACCCTCGGCATCGAGACGGACGTCGAGCACGTCTTCATCGGCAACGGCGTGTCCGAGCTGATCGTGATGGCGATGCAGGGCCTGCTCGACGACGGCGACGAGGTGCTCGTACCGGCGCCGGACTACCCGCTGTGGACCGCCGCCGTGTCCCTGTCCGGCGGCACCGCCGTCCACTACCACTGCGACGAGCAGTCCGACTGGATGCCCGACCTCGCGGACGTGGAGCGGAAGGTCACCGACCGCACCAAGGCGATCGTCATCATCAACCCGAACAACCCGACGGGCGCGGTGTACGACGAGGCGATGCTGCGCGGGCTCACCGACATCGCCCGCCGCCACAACCTGCTCGTCTGCTCGGACGAGATCTACGACAAGATCCTGTACGACGACGCGACGCACACCCCCACCTCCGCGGTCGCCCCCGACCTGCTCACCCTCACCTTCAACGGCATGTCGAAGGCCTACCGGGTGGCCGGTTACCGCGTCGGCTGGATGTCGATCTCGGGCCCCCGCGCCCACGCCGACTCCTACATCGAGGGCCTGACGATCCTCGCGAACATGCGACTGTGCGCGAACATGCCGGGTCAGCACGGTGTGGTGGCCGCGCTCAGCGGCCGGCAGACCATCGGCGAGCTCGTCCTGCCGGGCGGGCGCCTGAAGGAGCAGCGGGACGTCGCGTACGAGCTGCTGACCCAGATCCCGGGGGTGAGCTGTGTGAAGCCGAAGGGCGCGCTGTATCTCTTCCCGCGGCTCGACCCGAAGGTCTTCAAGATCAAGGACGACCGGCAGATGGTGCTCGACCTGCTGCGCCGCGAGAAGATCATGGTCGTCCAGGGCACGGGCTTCAACTGGCCGGAGCCGGACCACTTCCGGGTGGTCACGCTGCCGACCGTGGGTGATCTGACCGACGCGGTGACCCGGATCGGCACCTTCCTGGACGGTTACGGCCAGCCCTGA
- a CDS encoding substrate-binding domain-containing protein, giving the protein MRRIVGIVLAVLLIGGVAAAVVAGREGQDTGTATKTVHGVIGSEKAEFFADPDVVKALAAKGYTVKTETSGSWAMEGLDLKGYDFAFPSSQAPADELAAKYHARQPLPRPFYSPLVVVAHRSAAEVLAANGLATLGKGSGTLRMAAYLKAAEHDRTWQQLKGAGAHGELTGTLYIATTDPATSNSGALYLAAASYVADGGRVAADTAAVTRTAPLMRKLISVQGAQQTSTDAAFRDFVSGAGNPLVLVYESQVASLLAQGQDVGDLTVLYPDTTANSDHTVVPLTEAGRALGELLSSDPVLRRLAVRHGFRPQGASAEFTAATAAHATYLNQKLTGVRQAPVPASAVLHEMARRAKGQGGSTS; this is encoded by the coding sequence GTGAGACGCATCGTGGGAATCGTCCTGGCGGTCCTGCTGATCGGCGGCGTGGCAGCAGCCGTCGTAGCGGGCCGCGAAGGTCAGGACACGGGCACGGCAACGAAGACCGTGCATGGAGTGATCGGTTCGGAGAAGGCGGAGTTCTTCGCCGACCCCGACGTGGTGAAGGCCCTCGCCGCCAAGGGCTACACCGTGAAGACGGAGACCTCCGGGTCCTGGGCCATGGAGGGCCTGGACCTCAAGGGGTACGACTTCGCCTTCCCCTCGAGCCAGGCCCCGGCCGACGAGCTCGCCGCCAAGTACCACGCGCGGCAGCCGCTGCCGCGCCCCTTCTACTCGCCCCTCGTGGTCGTCGCCCACCGCAGCGCCGCCGAGGTGCTGGCGGCGAACGGGCTCGCGACCCTCGGCAAGGGCTCCGGCACGCTCAGGATGGCCGCGTACCTCAAGGCCGCCGAGCACGACCGGACCTGGCAACAGCTCAAGGGGGCCGGGGCGCACGGGGAGCTGACCGGCACGCTGTACATCGCCACCACCGACCCCGCCACCTCCAACTCCGGCGCGCTCTACCTCGCCGCCGCCTCGTACGTCGCCGACGGCGGCCGGGTCGCCGCGGACACCGCCGCCGTCACCCGCACCGCGCCCCTCATGCGCAAGCTCATCAGCGTCCAGGGGGCCCAGCAGACCAGCACGGACGCCGCGTTCAGGGACTTCGTCAGCGGGGCCGGAAACCCGCTCGTGCTCGTGTACGAGTCACAGGTCGCCTCGCTGCTCGCCCAGGGCCAGGACGTCGGTGACCTCACGGTCCTGTACCCGGACACCACCGCGAACAGCGACCACACCGTCGTACCGCTGACGGAGGCCGGCCGTGCGCTCGGCGAACTCCTCAGCAGTGACCCGGTTCTGCGCAGGCTGGCCGTCAGGCACGGGTTCCGGCCGCAGGGCGCGAGCGCGGAGTTCACGGCGGCGACCGCCGCCCACGCCACCTATCTCAACCAGAAACTGACCGGCGTCCGGCAGGCGCCCGTGCCCGCCTCCGCGGTGCTGCACGAGATGGCCCGCCGGGCGAAGGGCCAGGGGGGAAGCACATCATGA
- a CDS encoding serine protease, with translation MSKPLVAALFALVIAGAGVAPAVAAPAHTATPAHTATPAHAPASAPAARSSAAESSARRTSAVRAPAVQAVNYAGTVALSNCSGSVIRMPNSADSDPALVLSNGHCLETGFPEPGEVIVGQTSTRSFTLLNSAGTGVATLRAGKVAYSTMTDTDITIYQLTRTYAQIKSSYGISALTLSDTHPTAGTAIKVVSGYWKRIYSCNVDGFVYRLKEGDWTWKDSVRYTSACNTIGGTSGSPVIDNATGKVVAVNNTGNEDGETCTVNNPCEVDASGNVTIHQGINYAEETYQIVPCFGTGNKLDLSATGCALPKP, from the coding sequence ATGAGTAAGCCTCTCGTCGCCGCGCTGTTCGCCCTGGTGATCGCCGGGGCGGGCGTGGCACCCGCGGTCGCGGCACCCGCACACACCGCCACCCCCGCACACACCGCCACCCCCGCACACGCACCCGCGTCCGCACCGGCCGCGCGGTCATCGGCCGCCGAGTCGTCGGCCCGGAGGACGTCGGCCGTCCGGGCGCCGGCCGTCCAGGCCGTGAACTACGCGGGCACCGTCGCGCTCAGCAACTGCTCCGGCTCCGTCATCCGGATGCCCAACTCCGCCGACAGCGACCCCGCGCTCGTGCTCTCCAACGGGCACTGCCTGGAGACGGGCTTCCCGGAACCGGGTGAGGTCATCGTCGGCCAGACCTCCACGCGCTCCTTCACCCTGCTCAACTCCGCGGGGACGGGCGTCGCGACGCTGCGCGCCGGCAAGGTCGCGTACTCGACGATGACCGACACCGACATCACGATCTACCAGCTCACCCGCACCTACGCGCAGATCAAGAGCTCGTACGGGATCAGCGCGCTCACCCTCAGCGACACCCACCCCACCGCGGGCACGGCCATCAAGGTGGTCTCCGGCTACTGGAAGCGGATCTACAGCTGCAACGTCGACGGGTTCGTGTACCGCCTGAAGGAGGGTGACTGGACCTGGAAGGACTCGGTCCGCTACACCTCCGCCTGCAACACCATCGGCGGCACCTCGGGCTCGCCCGTCATCGACAACGCCACCGGCAAGGTCGTCGCCGTCAACAACACCGGCAACGAGGACGGCGAGACCTGCACGGTGAACAACCCGTGCGAGGTCGACGCGAGCGGCAACGTCACCATCCACCAGGGCATCAACTACGCCGAGGAGACGTACCAGATCGTCCCGTGCTTCGGGACCGGCAACAAGCTCGATCTGAGCGCCACCGGGTGCGCTCTGCCCAAGCCGTGA
- a CDS encoding amidohydrolase family protein, translating to MMDLVIRDAEVVDGTAGPSYRADVGIEGGRITTVVKEGAAAGCLRPVARRVLDAEGLALAPGFIDMHAHSDLALLRDPEHTAKAAQGVTLEVIGQDGLSYAPVDDRTLAEVRRAITGWNGYGDDIDFSWRSVGEYLDRLDHGFDGEGIAVNAAYLVPQGTVRMLAVGWEDRPATERELDRMRRLVADGLREGAVGMSSGLTYTPGMYAQDAELTELCRVVAGHGGYYCPHHRSYGAGALEAYEEMVALTREAGCPLHLAHATMNFGVNEGRAPELLALLDRALAEGADISLDTYPYTPGCTTLVAMLPSWASEGGPEAVLARLADDGSAERIRHHMEVVGADGCHGVPIEWDTIEISGVTEPALAEYVGSTVRQSADRLGEDPWTTARRILLDDRLGATILQHVGHEENVRAIMRHRVHTGGSDGILRGDKPHPRAYGTFPQYLGRYVRELGVLSLEECVAHLTGRPAARLRLPDRGLVREGYRADLVLFDPATVAAGSTFEAPRTLPTGIPYVLVDGRFVIEDGRRTDVLAGRAVRRTA from the coding sequence ATGATGGATCTCGTCATCCGTGACGCGGAGGTCGTCGACGGCACCGCGGGCCCCTCGTACCGCGCCGACGTGGGGATCGAGGGCGGCAGGATCACCACCGTGGTCAAGGAGGGCGCGGCGGCCGGCTGTCTGCGGCCGGTCGCCCGCCGGGTCCTCGACGCCGAGGGCCTGGCCCTGGCGCCCGGCTTCATCGACATGCACGCCCACAGCGACCTGGCCCTGCTCCGCGATCCGGAGCACACCGCGAAGGCGGCCCAGGGGGTGACCCTGGAGGTCATCGGCCAGGACGGGCTGTCGTACGCGCCGGTGGACGACCGCACGCTCGCCGAGGTCCGCAGGGCGATCACCGGCTGGAACGGGTACGGCGACGACATCGACTTCAGCTGGCGCTCGGTCGGCGAGTATCTGGACCGGCTCGACCACGGCTTCGACGGCGAGGGCATCGCGGTGAACGCCGCGTACCTCGTCCCACAGGGCACCGTCCGGATGCTCGCCGTCGGCTGGGAGGACCGCCCGGCGACGGAACGGGAGCTGGACCGCATGCGACGGCTGGTCGCCGACGGTCTGCGGGAGGGCGCCGTCGGCATGTCCTCCGGCCTCACCTACACCCCCGGCATGTACGCCCAGGACGCCGAACTCACCGAGCTGTGCCGGGTGGTGGCCGGACACGGCGGCTACTACTGCCCGCACCACCGCTCGTACGGGGCGGGCGCCCTGGAGGCGTACGAGGAGATGGTGGCCCTCACCCGCGAGGCCGGCTGCCCGCTCCATCTCGCCCACGCCACCATGAACTTCGGGGTGAACGAGGGCCGGGCGCCCGAACTGCTCGCGCTCCTGGACCGCGCGCTCGCCGAGGGCGCGGACATCAGCCTCGACACCTATCCCTACACCCCCGGCTGCACCACGCTCGTGGCGATGCTGCCCAGTTGGGCGAGCGAGGGCGGCCCCGAGGCGGTGCTCGCGCGCCTGGCGGACGACGGGAGCGCCGAGCGCATCCGGCACCACATGGAGGTCGTCGGCGCGGACGGCTGCCACGGCGTCCCCATCGAGTGGGACACGATCGAGATCTCCGGCGTCACCGAGCCGGCGCTCGCGGAGTACGTCGGCAGCACGGTCCGGCAGTCCGCCGACCGTCTAGGCGAGGACCCCTGGACCACCGCCCGCCGCATCCTCCTCGACGACCGGCTCGGCGCCACGATCCTCCAGCACGTCGGCCACGAGGAGAACGTGCGCGCCATCATGCGGCACCGCGTGCACACCGGCGGCTCGGACGGGATCCTGCGCGGTGACAAGCCGCACCCGCGCGCCTACGGCACGTTCCCGCAGTATCTCGGCCGGTACGTACGGGAGTTGGGTGTCCTCTCGCTGGAGGAGTGCGTCGCCCACCTCACCGGCCGTCCGGCCGCCCGGCTGCGGCTGCCGGACCGCGGTCTGGTCCGCGAGGGCTACCGCGCCGACCTCGTCCTGTTCGACCCGGCCACGGTCGCGGCCGGGTCGACGTTCGAGGCGCCGCGCACGCTCCCGACGGGCATTCCGTACGTGCTGGTCGACGGCCGCTTCGTGATCGAGGACGGACGGCGCACGGACGTCCTGGCGGGGCGGGCGGTCCGCCGTACGGCCTGA
- a CDS encoding toxic anion resistance protein, producing the protein MSIEDTFTLTPPEAVAPVPREKAGGLVPVDPSVQDEMARRAAEYIGGLASLDARSPEFAGKVGEIAGLGASEMRGAAAQSNRMLERTLRSLPSKGEDAQSHVAGSLVELRRVVEDLDPRDLPASKGRKLLSRLPGGNKLRDHVAKYASSQATLNKIVGSLRGGQDELRRDNAALQTERVRLWETMGKLQEYVVLTQALDTAVEEHIAGVDAADPTQADTLRSDVLFPVRQKHQDLLTQLAVCAQGYLAMDVVRRNNDELIKGVDRAATTTVSALRISVMLASALDNQRKVVDQVNALRGTTEELIRGNAEMLATQSGEIQRIAADPAVGAETLRTAFQQIYRTLDAIDTYKVQATESMAATVESLTSELQQASVYLERSRSRGALDGGSA; encoded by the coding sequence ATGAGCATCGAGGACACGTTCACCCTCACGCCGCCCGAGGCCGTCGCGCCCGTGCCGCGTGAGAAGGCCGGCGGGCTCGTTCCCGTCGACCCGTCCGTGCAGGACGAGATGGCGCGCCGGGCCGCCGAGTACATCGGCGGGCTCGCCTCCCTGGACGCCCGTTCACCCGAGTTCGCGGGCAAGGTCGGGGAGATCGCGGGGCTGGGCGCGAGCGAGATGCGGGGAGCCGCCGCGCAGTCCAACCGGATGCTGGAGCGCACCCTGCGCAGCCTGCCCTCGAAGGGCGAGGACGCGCAGTCGCACGTCGCCGGCTCGCTCGTCGAACTCCGGCGCGTGGTGGAGGATCTGGACCCGCGCGACCTGCCGGCGAGCAAGGGGCGCAAGCTCCTGTCGCGGCTGCCGGGCGGCAACAAGCTGCGCGACCACGTCGCCAAGTACGCGTCCTCGCAGGCCACCCTGAACAAGATCGTGGGCTCCCTGCGCGGTGGCCAGGACGAACTGCGCCGTGACAACGCGGCGTTGCAGACCGAGCGGGTCCGGCTCTGGGAGACGATGGGCAAGCTCCAGGAGTACGTGGTGCTGACCCAGGCCCTGGACACGGCCGTCGAGGAGCACATCGCGGGCGTCGACGCCGCCGACCCCACGCAGGCCGACACCCTCCGCTCGGACGTCCTCTTCCCGGTGCGCCAGAAGCATCAGGACCTGCTGACCCAGCTCGCCGTGTGCGCGCAGGGCTATCTGGCCATGGACGTGGTCCGGCGCAACAACGACGAACTCATCAAGGGCGTCGACCGCGCCGCCACCACCACGGTCTCCGCGCTGCGCATCTCCGTGATGCTCGCCTCCGCTCTCGACAACCAGCGCAAGGTCGTCGACCAGGTCAACGCGTTGCGCGGCACCACGGAGGAACTGATCCGCGGCAACGCCGAGATGCTCGCCACGCAGAGCGGCGAGATCCAGCGCATCGCCGCCGACCCGGCCGTCGGCGCGGAGACCCTCCGTACCGCCTTCCAGCAGATCTACCGCACCCTCGACGCCATCGACACCTACAAGGTCCAGGCCACCGAGTCGATGGCGGCGACCGTGGAGTCCCTCACCTCGGAACTCCAGCAGGCGAGCGTCTACCTGGAGCGCAGCCGGTCGCGCGGCGCCCTGGACGGAGGGTCCGCGTGA
- a CDS encoding SDR family NAD(P)-dependent oxidoreductase, whose translation MTITVITGANKGIGFETARRLVERGHTVYVGARDADRGRRAADALGARALLLDVTDDASVRAAADRVREEAGHVDVLVNNAGVNQPAKAVEEFTATDVQRVYDTNVFGVVRTVHAFLPLLRKAGAPVVVNVTSALGSLTVNALPDSTTLLPTWVPLLAYNSSKAALNMLTVLYAKSLPEIRISAVTPGFTATDLNGHSGTLSVEQGAEIVVATAAAGADAPTCAFVEASGPVPW comes from the coding sequence ATGACCATCACCGTGATCACCGGAGCCAACAAGGGCATCGGATTCGAGACCGCCCGCCGACTCGTCGAGCGGGGCCACACCGTGTACGTCGGCGCCCGCGACGCCGACCGGGGCCGGCGGGCCGCCGACGCGCTGGGCGCCCGCGCGCTCCTCCTCGACGTCACCGACGACGCTTCCGTGCGGGCCGCGGCGGACCGCGTGCGCGAGGAGGCCGGACACGTCGACGTCCTCGTCAACAACGCGGGAGTCAACCAACCCGCCAAGGCCGTCGAGGAGTTCACCGCGACCGACGTCCAACGCGTCTACGACACCAACGTCTTCGGTGTCGTCCGTACCGTGCACGCCTTCCTCCCCCTGCTGCGGAAGGCCGGGGCCCCCGTCGTCGTGAACGTCACGAGTGCCCTGGGCTCGCTCACCGTCAACGCCCTGCCGGACAGCACCACACTGCTGCCGACCTGGGTACCGCTGCTCGCCTACAACTCCTCAAAGGCGGCGCTGAACATGCTGACGGTGCTGTACGCCAAGTCGCTCCCGGAGATCCGGATCAGCGCCGTCACCCCCGGCTTCACCGCGACCGACCTCAACGGCCACTCCGGGACACTGAGCGTCGAGCAGGGCGCCGAGATCGTCGTCGCCACGGCCGCCGCCGGAGCCGACGCGCCCACCTGCGCGTTCGTCGAGGCGTCGGGCCCCGTTCCCTGGTGA
- a CDS encoding helix-turn-helix transcriptional regulator, whose translation MSAERTAHGEHGEHAEHGEYGAHGELGAALRHWRDRTAPREAGLPTGGVRRAPGLRREELAQLAGLSVDYVTRLERGRATSPSDQVLTALSRALRLSEAEREHLFRLAGQAPPAAGHISRHVPPSVQRLLDQLRLAPLGVHDAAYDLISWNPLWAALVGDPSEWRGRERNYVWRQFAGLPTRVTHTPEQLTRLEAALVSDLRSATARYPEDGGLRSLIADLRRESDRFRTLWAAHTVGFHTADTKTVHHPGLGTIVVDCDTLTVPGADLRITVCSAAPGTEAAEQLALLAAVGPRTTAVTPG comes from the coding sequence ATGAGCGCGGAGCGGACGGCACACGGGGAGCACGGCGAACACGCGGAGCACGGGGAGTACGGAGCGCACGGGGAGCTCGGCGCGGCGCTGCGGCACTGGCGCGACCGGACCGCGCCGCGGGAGGCCGGACTGCCGACGGGCGGTGTCCGGCGGGCGCCCGGACTGCGCCGGGAGGAGCTGGCGCAGCTCGCCGGGCTCTCGGTGGACTACGTCACCCGTCTCGAACGGGGCCGGGCCACCTCCCCGTCCGACCAGGTCCTCACCGCGCTCTCCCGCGCGCTGCGTCTGTCGGAGGCGGAACGCGAGCATCTGTTCCGGCTGGCCGGCCAGGCACCGCCCGCGGCCGGGCACATCTCGCGGCACGTCCCGCCCTCCGTCCAGCGGCTGCTGGACCAGTTGCGGCTCGCCCCGCTGGGGGTCCACGACGCGGCGTACGACCTGATCTCGTGGAACCCGTTGTGGGCCGCGCTGGTCGGCGACCCCTCCGAGTGGCGGGGGCGGGAGCGCAACTACGTGTGGCGGCAGTTCGCGGGGCTGCCGACCCGGGTCACGCACACGCCGGAGCAGCTGACGAGGCTGGAGGCGGCCCTCGTGTCGGATCTGCGGTCCGCCACCGCCCGCTATCCCGAGGACGGGGGGCTGCGGTCGCTGATCGCGGACCTGCGGCGGGAGAGCGACCGGTTCCGCACCCTGTGGGCCGCGCACACGGTCGGGTTCCACACGGCCGACACCAAGACCGTCCACCATCCCGGGCTGGGGACGATCGTCGTGGACTGCGACACCCTCACGGTGCCCGGCGCGGATCTGCGGATCACGGTCTGTTCGGCGGCGCCGGGCACGGAGGCGGCGGAGCAGCTGGCGCTGCTCGCGGCGGTGGGGCCGCGGACGACGGCCGTGACCCCCGGCTGA
- a CDS encoding amino acid deaminase has translation MGADTAAARLAALTADRVDHRYKGLPPDARGLTVGELTAQRRNLFDGGFTTPVLALSAERLTHNLALMESYAARHGLAFAPHGKTSMAPQLFHRQIEHGAWGITLAVPHQVWVAREFGVQRVFLANELVDAAALRRIAAELAADPDFRFVCYVDSVRGVELMAAALHGSTRPVDVVVELAAGEGARTGVRTEAECAAVADAVAATTTLRLVGVAGYEGEVPQADPDRVHAWLRRLTALAVDFDKAGRFAEVPEIVVSAGGSAWFDAVADVFAEIPELSRPVLKLLRSGAYVSHDDGHYRRLTPFARVPEEGALHPAFQLWSQVVSRPSPEQAFVNAGKRDAAYDLDLPEAQAVRRDGRERPATGVAVTGLSDQHGWLTTSPEADLEVGDWVGLGLSHPCTSFDKWQLIPVVEADGTVVDYVRTFF, from the coding sequence ATGGGCGCCGACACCGCAGCAGCACGCCTCGCCGCCCTCACGGCGGACCGCGTGGACCACCGCTACAAGGGGCTGCCCCCGGACGCCCGGGGTCTGACCGTCGGTGAGCTGACCGCCCAGCGCCGCAATCTCTTCGACGGCGGCTTCACCACCCCCGTGCTCGCCCTCTCCGCCGAGCGCCTCACCCACAACCTCGCCCTGATGGAGTCGTACGCCGCCCGCCACGGCCTCGCCTTCGCGCCGCACGGCAAGACCTCGATGGCCCCGCAGCTCTTCCACCGGCAGATCGAGCACGGCGCCTGGGGCATCACCCTCGCCGTGCCCCACCAGGTCTGGGTGGCCCGGGAGTTCGGCGTCCAGCGGGTCTTCCTCGCCAACGAGCTCGTCGACGCGGCGGCCCTGCGCCGGATCGCGGCCGAGCTCGCCGCCGACCCGGACTTCCGCTTCGTCTGCTACGTCGACTCGGTGCGCGGTGTCGAGCTGATGGCCGCCGCGCTGCACGGCTCCACCCGTCCGGTGGACGTGGTCGTCGAGCTCGCCGCCGGCGAGGGGGCCCGTACCGGCGTGCGGACGGAGGCGGAGTGCGCGGCGGTCGCGGACGCGGTGGCCGCGACGACGACGCTGCGGCTGGTCGGCGTGGCGGGGTACGAGGGCGAGGTGCCGCAGGCCGACCCCGACCGCGTGCACGCGTGGCTGCGCCGGCTGACCGCGCTCGCGGTGGACTTCGACAAGGCGGGCCGGTTCGCCGAGGTGCCGGAGATCGTCGTCAGCGCGGGCGGCAGCGCCTGGTTCGACGCGGTGGCCGACGTCTTCGCGGAGATCCCCGAACTCTCCCGTCCCGTCCTGAAGTTGCTGCGCTCGGGCGCGTACGTCTCGCACGACGACGGTCACTACCGGCGGCTGACGCCGTTCGCCCGGGTCCCCGAGGAGGGTGCCCTGCACCCGGCGTTCCAGCTCTGGTCCCAGGTCGTCTCCCGGCCCTCCCCCGAGCAGGCCTTCGTCAACGCGGGCAAGCGGGACGCGGCCTACGACCTCGATCTGCCCGAGGCCCAGGCGGTCCGGCGGGACGGCCGCGAGCGCCCGGCCACCGGGGTCGCCGTCACCGGTCTCTCGGACCAGCACGGGTGGCTGACCACCTCCCCGGAGGCGGACCTGGAGGTCGGGGACTGGGTGGGGCTGGGGCTGTCGCACCCGTGCACGTCCTTCGACAAGTGGCAGCTGATCCCCGTGGTGGAGGCGGACGGGACGGTCGTGGACTACGTACGGACGTTCTTCTAG
- a CDS encoding VWA domain-containing protein, giving the protein MTACTSHPQQEQRSGQNAPEPGTLRVLASSELGDMRPVLEQVRKDTGITVRPTYLGTLAAVDLLARGKVDGSYDALWLSSNDYLRLRPEAAKKVVSETPVMSSPVAIGVKPATVKALGWRPDDVTWPQVEKAVAEGRLTYGMTDPARSNSGFSTLISVASGLSGAQSALTEGDVDKATPRLKEFFKGQKLTSGSSGWLASAYRRRGTVDALFNYESVLKGMKDLTVIRPRDGVVTADYPLSSLAATDKNTRETVRRLTEALRTPAVQRLITERTLRRPVVASVAPAAGLDTSRRRELPFPGSRSVADRLLDSYENQLRRPSRTVYVLDTSGSMRGSRLDRLKKALTSLTGDFREREEVTLMPFGSDVKSVRTHLVRPADPGAGLDGIRADTRALSASGDTAIYTSLEKAYEHLGADDDSFTSIVLMTDGENTTGSGPGHFDGFYRELPGAQREIPVFPILFGDSDRDELGHIADLTGGRLFDARKGSLDGAFEEIRGYQ; this is encoded by the coding sequence CTGACGGCGTGCACCTCACACCCGCAGCAGGAGCAGCGGTCCGGGCAGAACGCACCCGAACCCGGCACCCTGCGCGTCCTCGCCTCCAGTGAACTCGGCGACATGCGGCCGGTGCTGGAGCAGGTCCGCAAGGACACCGGCATCACGGTCCGCCCCACCTACCTGGGCACCCTCGCCGCCGTGGACCTCCTCGCGCGCGGCAAGGTCGACGGCTCCTACGACGCGCTGTGGCTGTCGTCCAACGACTATCTGCGGCTGCGGCCCGAGGCGGCGAAGAAGGTCGTCTCGGAGACGCCGGTCATGTCGAGCCCGGTGGCCATCGGGGTGAAGCCGGCGACCGTGAAGGCCCTGGGCTGGAGGCCGGACGACGTCACCTGGCCGCAGGTGGAGAAGGCGGTGGCGGAGGGCCGGCTGACGTACGGCATGACCGACCCCGCCCGCTCCAACTCCGGTTTCTCCACCCTGATCTCGGTCGCCTCGGGCCTGTCCGGAGCGCAGTCGGCGCTCACCGAAGGGGACGTGGACAAGGCGACTCCACGCCTCAAGGAGTTCTTCAAGGGCCAGAAGCTGACCTCGGGGTCCTCCGGCTGGCTGGCGAGCGCGTACCGGCGCCGCGGCACCGTGGACGCCCTGTTCAACTACGAGTCCGTCCTCAAGGGGATGAAGGACCTGACGGTCATCCGGCCGCGCGACGGCGTCGTGACCGCCGACTATCCGCTCTCCTCGCTCGCCGCCACGGACAAGAACACCCGGGAGACCGTCCGCCGTCTCACCGAGGCGCTGCGCACCCCGGCCGTCCAGCGGCTCATCACCGAGCGCACCCTGCGCCGTCCGGTGGTCGCCTCCGTCGCCCCGGCGGCCGGCCTCGACACGAGCAGACGGCGCGAACTCCCCTTCCCCGGCAGCCGGTCCGTCGCCGACCGACTCCTCGACTCGTACGAGAACCAACTCCGCCGGCCCTCCCGGACCGTGTACGTCCTGGACACCTCCGGCTCGATGCGCGGCAGCCGGCTCGACCGGCTGAAGAAGGCGCTCACCTCCCTGACGGGCGACTTCCGCGAACGCGAGGAGGTGACGCTGATGCCGTTCGGATCAGACGTCAAGAGCGTCCGCACGCACCTGGTGCGGCCCGCCGACCCGGGGGCCGGACTGGACGGCATCCGGGCGGACACCCGGGCGCTCAGCGCCTCCGGCGACACCGCGATCTACACCTCGCTGGAGAAGGCGTACGAGCATCTGGGTGCCGACGACGACTCGTTCACGTCGATCGTGCTGATGACCGACGGCGAGAACACGACGGGCTCGGGCCCCGGGCACTTCGACGGCTTCTACCGCGAACTGCCGGGCGCGCAGCGGGAGATCCCCGTCTTCCCGATCCTCTTCGGCGACTCCGACCGCGACGAGCTCGGGCACATCGCCGACCTGACCGGCGGCCGTCTCTTCGACGCCCGCAAGGGTTCGCTCGACGGCGCCTTCGAGGAGATCCGTGGCTACCAATAG